One Microbacterium sp. zg-B96 genomic region harbors:
- a CDS encoding methyltransferase — protein sequence MPTPPDPAVCRALAADLRGAGFTADALREAWGEAADAAIARGLRGPAERALAGRDDALAVLARLFVLGRPQQAAAVEAALPRTTAAGLAALDLAAAAADGLIAPRALIRPQEFSDAAGEVQWWIASDLDEAALGGPLPEGHVLGVGGASLTLAGLQLPGRVGRVLDVGTGCGIQALRARRDADRIVATDVSERALHFTQLNAQLNGVDGIEVRLGSLFEPVTGEQFERIVSNPPFVITPRAEGVPAYEYRDGGLVGDALVAGFVSGVGPLLAPGGVAQLLGNWEYRDGVDGLDRVRQWVAASDIPLDAWVVEREVLDPLAYAELWIRDGGTTPGPAFTRLVDAWLDDFAARGVTAVGFGYVLLHRPAPAVPTLARYERVTQAVPGPLGPHLQAALDAHDRLSRLDDDQLAASVLQVAPDVTEARHHLPGAEAPSVIELRQGGGFGRTLEVDPALAGLVGACDGDLSVGVLMGAIAQLLEVDAAALRADLLPRVRELLFTGFLTFA from the coding sequence ATGCCGACTCCTCCCGATCCCGCTGTGTGCCGCGCCCTGGCAGCCGACCTGCGGGGTGCGGGTTTCACCGCCGACGCCCTGCGCGAGGCGTGGGGCGAAGCGGCGGATGCCGCGATCGCGCGCGGTCTGCGCGGCCCCGCCGAACGGGCGCTCGCCGGCCGGGACGACGCCCTCGCGGTGCTGGCCCGGTTGTTCGTGCTCGGCCGGCCGCAGCAGGCAGCGGCGGTCGAGGCGGCCCTGCCCCGCACGACGGCGGCGGGGCTCGCCGCACTGGACCTGGCAGCTGCCGCGGCAGACGGACTGATCGCCCCGCGCGCGCTCATCCGGCCGCAGGAATTCTCCGATGCCGCCGGCGAGGTGCAGTGGTGGATCGCCAGCGACCTCGACGAGGCGGCGCTGGGCGGACCCCTCCCGGAGGGGCATGTTCTCGGTGTGGGCGGCGCGTCCCTGACGCTGGCGGGTCTGCAGCTGCCCGGGCGTGTCGGCCGGGTGCTGGACGTCGGCACCGGGTGCGGCATCCAGGCCCTGCGCGCCCGCCGCGATGCCGACCGCATCGTCGCGACCGATGTGTCGGAGCGGGCGCTGCACTTCACGCAGCTGAACGCGCAGCTCAACGGCGTCGACGGCATCGAGGTGCGGCTGGGGAGCCTGTTCGAACCGGTCACGGGCGAGCAGTTCGAACGGATCGTGTCCAACCCGCCCTTCGTGATCACGCCCCGCGCCGAGGGTGTTCCGGCCTACGAGTACCGCGACGGCGGGCTCGTCGGCGATGCGCTCGTCGCCGGTTTCGTCTCGGGCGTGGGGCCGCTCCTGGCTCCCGGTGGGGTGGCGCAGTTGCTCGGCAACTGGGAGTACCGCGATGGCGTCGATGGGCTCGATCGCGTGCGGCAGTGGGTCGCGGCATCCGATATTCCGTTGGACGCATGGGTCGTCGAGCGCGAGGTGCTCGACCCGCTGGCCTATGCCGAGCTGTGGATCCGCGACGGCGGCACTACACCGGGACCGGCGTTCACGCGCCTGGTCGATGCGTGGCTCGACGACTTCGCGGCGCGCGGGGTGACGGCGGTCGGGTTCGGATACGTGCTGCTGCACCGACCGGCACCCGCCGTGCCGACTCTCGCACGGTACGAGCGGGTGACGCAGGCGGTGCCGGGGCCGCTCGGCCCGCATCTGCAGGCGGCCCTCGACGCGCATGACCGGCTCAGCCGGCTGGACGACGATCAGCTGGCGGCCTCGGTGCTGCAGGTCGCGCCAGACGTGACCGAGGCGCGCCATCACCTTCCGGGGGCGGAGGCGCCCAGCGTGATCGAACTGCGCCAGGGCGGCGGGTTCGGGCGCACGCTCGAGGTCGACCCGGCGCTGGCTGGACTGGTCGGCGCGTGCGACGGCGACCTGAGCGTCGGCGTGCTCATGGGCGCGATCGCGCAGCTGCTCGAGGTGGATGCCGCGGCGTTGCGCGCCGACCTGCTCCCGCGGGTGCGGGAGTTGCTGTTCACCGGGTTCCTGACGTTCGCGTGA
- a CDS encoding CCA tRNA nucleotidyltransferase, with the protein MLNMAEGLVRIGELAASPVVDTLATAFADAGFELALVGGPVRDALLGRITNDLDFTTNARPDDILRIVKPISSAHWDIGREFGTIGARVRGEQVEITTYRADEYDGTTRKPVVAFGDDLEGDLARRDFTVNAMALRLPGPALVDPTGGVEDLITGVLRTPIDPAISFGDDPLRMLRAARFSAQLGFDVDQATVAAMTAQAPTLSIVSPERIQGELVKLLQADDPTRGIRLLVDTGLMALFLPEVPALRLEVDEHHHHKDVYEHSLTVLRQAIELERERHPDATPDVPLRLAALLHDIGKPATRRLEDGGGVTFHHHDIKGARLARKRLQALRFDSDTIGSVTKLIELHLRFFGYAEGAWSDSAVRRYVRDSGDELDRLHILTRADVTTRNKRKAARLRSAYDDIERRIDELAEQEQLGAMRPALDGNRIQEILGIRPGPAVGEAYRFLLDVRLDEGLVDEAEAERRLREWWAARP; encoded by the coding sequence ATGCTCAATATGGCCGAGGGCCTCGTCCGCATCGGCGAGCTCGCCGCGTCGCCGGTGGTCGACACCCTGGCGACGGCGTTCGCGGATGCCGGATTCGAGCTGGCTCTGGTGGGCGGACCGGTCCGCGATGCCCTGCTGGGCCGCATCACGAACGACCTCGACTTCACCACGAACGCGCGCCCCGACGACATCCTGCGGATCGTCAAGCCGATCTCCAGCGCCCACTGGGACATCGGCCGCGAATTCGGCACGATCGGCGCGCGGGTGCGCGGCGAGCAGGTGGAGATCACCACCTACCGCGCCGACGAATACGACGGCACCACCCGCAAGCCCGTCGTCGCATTCGGTGACGACCTCGAGGGCGACCTCGCCCGACGCGACTTCACCGTCAACGCCATGGCGCTGCGGCTGCCGGGGCCCGCGCTGGTCGACCCCACCGGCGGCGTCGAAGACCTCATCACCGGCGTGCTGCGCACGCCCATCGACCCCGCCATCAGCTTCGGGGACGACCCGCTGCGCATGCTGCGAGCCGCTCGCTTCAGCGCGCAGCTGGGTTTCGACGTCGATCAGGCGACGGTGGCGGCGATGACGGCCCAGGCCCCGACGCTGTCGATCGTGAGCCCGGAGCGCATTCAGGGCGAGCTGGTCAAGCTGCTGCAGGCCGATGACCCGACGCGCGGCATCCGGCTGCTGGTCGACACCGGCCTGATGGCGCTGTTCCTGCCCGAAGTGCCGGCACTGCGCCTCGAGGTCGACGAGCACCACCACCACAAGGACGTCTACGAGCATTCGCTCACCGTGCTGCGCCAGGCGATCGAGCTGGAGCGGGAACGGCACCCGGATGCCACGCCCGACGTGCCGCTGCGCCTGGCCGCACTGCTGCACGACATCGGAAAGCCGGCCACCCGGCGGCTCGAGGACGGCGGCGGGGTCACCTTCCACCACCACGACATCAAGGGTGCGCGCCTGGCCCGCAAGCGCCTGCAGGCGCTGCGGTTCGACTCCGACACGATCGGCTCGGTCACCAAGCTCATCGAGCTGCACCTGCGCTTCTTCGGCTACGCCGAGGGGGCGTGGAGCGACTCCGCCGTGCGGCGGTACGTGCGCGATTCCGGCGACGAACTGGATCGCCTGCACATCCTCACCCGCGCCGACGTGACCACCCGCAACAAGCGCAAGGCCGCGCGGCTGCGTTCGGCGTACGACGACATCGAGCGGCGCATCGACGAGCTCGCCGAGCAGGAGCAGCTGGGAGCGATGCGCCCGGCACTGGACGGCAACCGGATCCAGGAGATCCTCGGCATCCGCCCCGGACCCGCCGTCGGCGAGGCGTACCGGTTCCTGCTGGACGTGCGCCTGGACGAGGGTCTGGTGGACGAGGCCGAGGCCGAGCGCCGCCTGCGCGAGTGGTGGGCCGCCCGCCCCTGA
- a CDS encoding DUF6049 family protein, with amino-acid sequence MTDIPAAPRRPWLVALLTALLVLLTVAPGLTAAAVPTAPAATSAAGSPDPDPSGTPEPAPGVVELILSPIGDGALPAGSALTVSATVTNGTLMDIPAAEIVLEMGTTALPDRAALSDWVAGDGRGRDLEPAGTTLVEAVAAGDRDTVGITVAADSPLLAGRAPGVYPLRATATNASGTLVTTSVVVIADDAVAEVGVGVAVPITAPALEEGLLSAEELVALTAPEGGLTAQLESVAGTSAILAIDPAIPAAIRALGTAAPEAVTAWLQRLEQLPNERFALQFGDADVAAQLNSGLPQPLAPTSLQPYLEADDFVPDADATPTPTPTLDPLTPSEPSPTPTPTPTPGAPEYPTLEELLSVGGSRQGVYWPFTGTANAPVVATLGGLTTDDQASLTLIPSATTTQGANDATLAAHARADAASVLVYDSAISDALRRASQLEERALRAATLTEATAHLAFAVQESGGRPLLVTLDRADGRSRLAMSMALSTVDAAPGVVPATLQSLVSGEPAAVSIADVASDEARTTAVTDLLADEAALTDFATILDDPTVLTAPERAGMLQILGSAWIADAEAWQAALARHREATVQTLGSVSIPQLTDITLVGQNVPLRIWVRNSLEWPVNVVLIAQPSAPRLLVQRASPVRAEPEANTRIEIPVEARVGNGEVDLRLELLSPSYIPIGTAQTATVLVRADWEVIGVAALAVVVGGLLVIGLWRTVRRRRRARADHAATPQIDQADRPGEDGQR; translated from the coding sequence ATGACCGACATCCCCGCCGCCCCACGCCGTCCGTGGCTGGTCGCGCTGCTGACCGCACTGCTGGTGCTGCTCACGGTGGCGCCCGGCCTGACCGCCGCTGCCGTCCCGACAGCCCCTGCGGCCACGTCGGCCGCAGGCAGCCCCGACCCCGACCCGAGCGGGACGCCCGAACCGGCTCCGGGCGTGGTCGAGCTCATCCTGTCTCCGATCGGCGACGGTGCCCTGCCCGCCGGGTCGGCGCTGACAGTGTCGGCGACGGTGACGAACGGGACCCTGATGGACATTCCTGCCGCCGAGATCGTTCTCGAAATGGGGACGACAGCCCTCCCCGATCGCGCAGCCCTGTCGGACTGGGTCGCCGGCGATGGCCGCGGCCGCGACCTGGAACCGGCCGGCACCACCCTCGTCGAAGCCGTGGCGGCCGGTGACCGGGACACTGTCGGCATCACCGTCGCCGCCGACAGCCCGCTCCTGGCCGGTCGCGCCCCCGGCGTCTACCCCCTGCGCGCGACCGCCACCAACGCCTCAGGGACCCTGGTCACCACAAGCGTGGTGGTGATCGCCGACGACGCCGTGGCGGAGGTCGGAGTGGGCGTTGCCGTCCCCATCACCGCGCCGGCGCTCGAGGAAGGGCTGCTCTCCGCCGAAGAGCTCGTCGCGCTGACCGCCCCGGAGGGCGGACTGACCGCGCAGCTGGAGTCAGTGGCGGGTACCAGCGCGATCCTTGCCATCGACCCCGCTATCCCCGCCGCCATCCGTGCCCTCGGCACGGCGGCACCGGAGGCCGTCACCGCGTGGCTGCAACGACTGGAGCAGCTCCCCAATGAGCGGTTCGCGCTGCAGTTCGGCGACGCCGACGTGGCCGCGCAGCTGAACTCGGGTCTGCCGCAGCCGCTTGCTCCCACGAGCCTGCAGCCCTACTTGGAGGCGGACGACTTCGTTCCGGATGCCGACGCCACCCCGACCCCGACCCCGACGCTCGACCCGCTGACACCCTCCGAGCCCAGCCCGACCCCGACGCCGACGCCGACGCCGGGCGCCCCGGAGTACCCGACTCTGGAAGAGCTGCTGTCCGTCGGCGGGAGTCGCCAAGGCGTGTACTGGCCGTTCACCGGCACCGCCAACGCCCCCGTCGTCGCAACGCTGGGCGGCCTCACCACCGACGACCAGGCCTCGCTCACGCTCATCCCCTCGGCCACCACGACCCAGGGGGCAAACGACGCGACCCTGGCTGCGCACGCCCGCGCCGATGCGGCATCCGTACTGGTGTACGACTCGGCGATCTCAGACGCACTGCGCCGGGCGTCGCAGCTGGAGGAGAGGGCACTGCGCGCGGCGACCCTCACCGAGGCCACCGCGCACCTCGCGTTCGCGGTGCAGGAAAGCGGCGGCCGGCCGCTGCTGGTGACGCTGGACCGTGCCGACGGTCGTTCCCGCCTCGCGATGTCGATGGCACTGTCGACCGTGGATGCCGCGCCCGGCGTCGTCCCCGCGACCCTGCAGAGCCTCGTCTCGGGCGAGCCTGCCGCGGTTTCCATCGCCGATGTGGCCTCCGATGAGGCCCGCACCACCGCCGTCACCGACCTCCTCGCGGATGAGGCGGCGCTCACCGACTTCGCCACGATCCTCGACGACCCGACCGTGCTGACCGCGCCGGAGCGCGCGGGGATGCTGCAGATCCTCGGGAGTGCCTGGATTGCGGATGCCGAGGCGTGGCAGGCCGCCCTCGCCCGGCACCGAGAAGCGACAGTGCAAACGCTGGGTTCGGTGAGCATCCCGCAATTGACCGACATCACGCTCGTGGGTCAGAACGTGCCGCTGCGCATCTGGGTGCGCAACAGCCTGGAGTGGCCGGTCAACGTCGTCCTCATCGCCCAGCCCTCGGCGCCGCGTCTGCTCGTGCAACGGGCCTCGCCCGTGCGAGCGGAGCCCGAAGCCAACACGCGCATCGAGATCCCCGTCGAAGCGCGTGTCGGCAACGGCGAGGTCGATCTTCGCCTCGAACTGCTCTCGCCGAGCTACATCCCGATCGGCACCGCCCAGACCGCGACGGTGCTGGTGCGCGCCGACTGGGAGGTGATCGGCGTCGCCGCCCTCGCGGTGGTCGTCGGGGGTCTGCTCGTGATCGGCTTGTGGCGCACGGTACGCCGGCGCCGCCGCGCCAGGGCGGACCACGCCGCAACACCACAGATAGACCAGGCTGACCGGCCCGGCGAGGACGGACAACGATGA
- the murJ gene encoding murein biosynthesis integral membrane protein MurJ, producing MSIGRASVMIGAGTLVSRVTGLLRSVVLVTAVGTAMAGDAFVVANQLPNAIFLIVSMGILTGVIVPQIVAAGRSEDGGEAFISKLITLGSVVLLGITVIAVACAPLLVSLYGGGFSPQQHALATVFAYWCLPQIFFYGLYALLGETLNARRVFGPYTWTPVINNVVSIIGFGTFILIYGTYAGVEGWDAAMIALIAGTATLGIVVQAILLLFFWRRTGLHLRPDFRWRGMGLGVIGRLASWTFLMVLVGQLSAIVQSNVLSDASDAGAAANMVTGNANLIFMLPYSIIVLSIGIPYFTQISEHAADGRIDDMRRDIDTSIRSIGVLIVGATAALAAAAVPVSRIFTNDAATAVEGALVLGGYLVGLIPIAVLFTIQRSFYALGDTRTPFLFSLAQAIIVAVTAVLAATLPVGLTAAGVALGQSVALTVALVIAAVLLRRRLGRIGAGHWLPALGRFILAALPAGGAGWALFMMFGAQDSWMVADKLQGALGTMLIGAVVAAVYVGILALLRAPELQVALGLVRRVLPGKR from the coding sequence ATGAGCATCGGCCGGGCAAGCGTCATGATCGGCGCCGGAACGCTGGTCTCCCGCGTCACCGGCCTGCTGCGCTCCGTCGTGCTGGTGACGGCCGTCGGGACCGCGATGGCCGGCGACGCGTTCGTCGTGGCGAACCAGCTCCCCAATGCGATCTTCCTCATCGTGTCGATGGGCATCCTCACCGGGGTGATCGTGCCGCAGATCGTCGCGGCCGGCCGCAGCGAAGACGGCGGTGAGGCGTTCATCTCCAAGCTCATCACCCTGGGTTCGGTGGTGCTGCTGGGCATCACGGTGATCGCCGTCGCGTGCGCGCCGCTGCTGGTGTCGCTATACGGCGGCGGATTCTCCCCGCAGCAGCACGCTCTCGCGACGGTGTTCGCCTACTGGTGCCTGCCGCAGATCTTCTTCTACGGCCTCTACGCCCTGCTGGGTGAGACGCTCAACGCCCGCCGCGTTTTCGGGCCGTACACCTGGACGCCGGTCATCAACAACGTCGTGTCGATCATCGGCTTCGGCACCTTCATCCTCATCTACGGGACCTACGCCGGCGTCGAGGGGTGGGATGCCGCGATGATCGCACTGATCGCCGGCACCGCAACGCTGGGCATCGTGGTGCAGGCCATCCTGCTGCTGTTCTTCTGGCGCCGCACCGGCCTGCATCTGCGCCCGGACTTCCGCTGGCGAGGTATGGGCCTGGGCGTCATCGGGCGCCTGGCGAGCTGGACGTTCCTCATGGTTCTCGTCGGCCAGCTGAGCGCGATCGTGCAGTCGAACGTGCTGTCGGATGCCTCGGACGCCGGGGCGGCAGCGAACATGGTCACCGGCAACGCAAACCTCATCTTCATGCTGCCGTATTCGATCATCGTGCTGTCCATCGGCATCCCCTACTTCACCCAGATCAGCGAGCATGCCGCTGACGGCCGTATCGACGACATGCGACGCGACATCGACACCAGCATCCGCTCCATCGGAGTGCTGATCGTGGGCGCCACCGCAGCGCTGGCCGCCGCAGCGGTGCCCGTCTCGCGCATCTTCACGAACGACGCGGCCACCGCCGTCGAAGGCGCACTCGTGCTGGGCGGCTATCTCGTCGGCCTTATCCCGATCGCGGTGCTGTTCACGATTCAGCGTTCGTTCTACGCACTCGGCGATACCCGCACGCCGTTCCTGTTCTCGCTCGCGCAGGCAATCATCGTGGCGGTCACCGCCGTGCTGGCCGCCACCCTGCCGGTCGGTCTGACAGCCGCCGGCGTAGCCCTCGGGCAGTCTGTGGCGCTGACGGTGGCGTTGGTGATCGCGGCGGTGCTGCTGCGCCGTCGGCTGGGGCGCATCGGGGCGGGCCACTGGCTGCCGGCGCTGGGACGCTTCATCCTCGCCGCGCTGCCCGCCGGTGGGGCCGGCTGGGCGCTGTTCATGATGTTCGGCGCGCAGGACAGCTGGATGGTGGCGGACAAGCTGCAGGGTGCCCTCGGGACCATGCTCATCGGTGCCGTCGTCGCCGCGGTCTATGTCGGGATCCTCGCGCTGCTCCGCGCCCCCGAACTGCAGGTGGCGCTGGGCCTGGTGCGCCGCGTGCTTCCCGGCAAACGCTGA